A DNA window from Bacteroides cellulosilyticus contains the following coding sequences:
- a CDS encoding InlB B-repeat-containing protein → MKYIFSLFIALWSIAAWGQEGGDGFNPSNPGEPGQRYNLTVNVTPDGAGSTSPSGKQQYALGESVYLSANANNYYQFVGWAQDGDTISRSRSFNYTMPAKNTTITAVFKATDSFNPDDPDDPSQEVIKYKLNLTASPIEGGRFNITSGERFSEGTSISVYAYPNSNYQFEGWKQGETLLSTESPYSFVIGKEDVSITGLFRFNPDSPGNPGANHWNAETGELIIDDFTPGSIMNAVSNVVGGSSNYSKVSMVIVSGQMNSYDFGIAQNLSNCTLLDLSRTGGYTEIPSYAFDGTNLSTIILPAGIERIGNYAFRNCKNLTDIICHAITPPTVSNYTFEGIADGAVVHVLASAIPLYTEAPVWKDLTILPLTEDVRTLEVNLPADSEGVYKNMTLELQNLQNGQKQRYVVSDRTSYTFNGLLKNCTYNVSLKTPTGVVLGQIENIEIKDENRSVTFTSLLTLLDVNLQVLTPDGTDVTSQVQITWLDSKQAYLSQGNLLKAQTAGTEIGYRMVLNQDLGMQYVAPENQVYSVKEKENRLVYTLTPIETVTVSGIVKEAGGSVLSGATVSVSQKLNGKYSKSFITQTDAKGKFELQVYNDESTISVSATDYISQTLTKADFSEGTDLGTIELKTIAGATISLSLTYTPSVVAGTEATTEDWYSDYANIAYTIYNESQQKEITDFSVQYPSIVLLEEVAAGDQLRITASSKNSAFQPVTATAMIDENAEKASALLKIIAWGGIKASYTTTDNASVVGILYDSKGELVKKYTYSNQSLSINELPDGDYTLVSMANSTFFNSILKLSQLAASGLVEGTDYVQSTVTVKSGILSSIANSHIPALDESKLYYTGDNTSFTVNKASIVAGNYLTLKGKIDFKEEYAGSVSNVQLVVDLPESCSYVENSVMAGNSIASYTLDNNRLIIPLANYTDLVRFCVIPTAGGSYQPNAFVEFTLNGKEVSQPIGSAFYEVKDLSISVPSTVAKTTIPISGTAQGGSTVEIYDNGILVGQTKALANGLWSTTCTLNEPYNLSTHNIYARVITKQGVNLLSETKECLYDKNAIQISKVIMYHDNPEQHKTYEVIFDFQNPSSESSKYTYYIYNKIFTFTIDFTNNDPNIISDVILYVKTGDGLWRPLTAIYDEKKDIWVASGEFGNMYDGNIPINVSVDFKAETTVQIDSQELSSALNILPDAQNKITTSITDIEKLLTLLNAEIGKDSPDLQVIDSLEYEISLLTGIPLIKKEPIDISDETIKQLITRCDELLSDEINSLPDGFLSADIYDGSKYSEYLQGTTVKHCTGLEPQQLISAGYTVTEKTDGTVFYQLQTDNSYSFVDFDNDIYFIIDLDKASPSLTRTFNPSKAVCDLVIETCESLEKFSNELRQLTGIISDAVMSLQKRLIKMNSNISDELIDVANCRKYTKNKILLAELNDRYDKLCKRACANDKMLSFIDNKLEKLCKISEGAGKGFAIFDIIFNIKDMIKDLHDTCTLANKVPDPCPEDQAKADAILNEISNWSKGACAFYIAQIALDVAELYGVSGGIAAAIPSGGTSLAAVGVSIGVAAANYIAGKIYENQFKKSKAKIEKKINSLKCKKDNDDDDNHPTDTPSGQPSGCGDSDPEIDPSGYVYEAVEANRLQGVTATCYYKEMVEDMYGDLHENIVLWDAAEYAQENPLFTDENGMYRWDVPQGLWQVKFEKEGYQTTYSEWLPVPPPQLEVNIGMVQTAQPTVTAVRGYETGIEIDFSKFMLPETMTAEFITITRNGEAVTGEVTFKNAEANPQNKNEQFVSKVRFVPSEALATTDKVILTVSKRVKSYAGIQMESDYSQEIAIEKEPKAVVASEIEVVYNETAEITVTVDPAEASTGKKVTATSVSSTIAAIEPAEATLDEEGKAIFTISGELPGQTMIQFAVEGMDMKPEVKVNVVEAGEKNITQNYTLAMGWNWFSINVQDQNLNDIPALLAPIKESVLILKGQNGELTNKNESDWEGSLNSLSTTQAYKIKMKKEATLELTGKGADPTSNTITLNQGWNWIGYVPTVTLPLGQALQNLQAEENDLIKGLDSFAIYDGSAWTGSLTHLLPGEGYMYYSQSVKSFNYAANGTESEPSTPSPQWDYDVHQSEDNMIAIAELYSGEQKAETGKFLVGVFVDGECRGIAVEKDGYLFITAHGEQTDGKLTLRAFDTADQLEYNVKEEIEWSGTLTGSLTTPVSLHIGEATGIIPISEGLLVYPSPVRHHLYIRGDIGNIEEVRISDTAGQTLIVDKQVIPGEGINVSSLSKGIYFIMIKTDNEVIQQKFMKID, encoded by the coding sequence ATGAAATATATATTCAGCCTATTCATTGCTCTCTGGAGCATCGCGGCATGGGGACAAGAAGGAGGGGATGGGTTTAACCCCTCCAACCCCGGCGAACCGGGCCAGAGATATAATTTGACGGTCAACGTCACCCCCGACGGAGCAGGCAGCACCTCACCTTCGGGGAAGCAGCAATATGCTCTGGGAGAATCTGTTTACCTCAGCGCTAATGCCAACAACTATTACCAGTTTGTAGGTTGGGCGCAGGACGGAGATACGATTTCCCGCAGCCGCTCTTTCAATTATACCATGCCGGCAAAGAATACTACCATAACCGCCGTGTTCAAGGCTACAGACAGCTTCAACCCCGACGATCCCGACGATCCGTCGCAGGAAGTCATTAAGTATAAACTAAATTTGACAGCTTCGCCAATCGAAGGAGGACGTTTCAACATCACTTCGGGAGAACGTTTCAGTGAAGGAACTTCGATTTCTGTCTATGCCTACCCGAACAGCAACTATCAGTTTGAGGGTTGGAAACAGGGAGAGACATTGTTGTCCACTGAAAGCCCTTATTCATTCGTGATAGGGAAAGAAGATGTTTCCATCACCGGCTTATTCCGCTTCAATCCGGACAGCCCGGGAAATCCGGGAGCCAATCACTGGAATGCGGAAACAGGTGAACTGATTATCGATGATTTCACTCCGGGCAGCATCATGAATGCCGTAAGCAATGTAGTCGGTGGTTCAAGCAATTATAGCAAAGTTTCGATGGTCATTGTCAGCGGTCAGATGAACAGCTACGACTTCGGCATCGCCCAAAACCTAAGTAACTGTACTCTGCTCGACCTTAGCCGGACAGGCGGATATACGGAAATTCCCAGCTATGCATTCGACGGCACCAACCTGTCAACGATTATCCTGCCGGCCGGCATAGAAAGAATAGGCAACTACGCTTTCCGTAATTGCAAAAATCTGACGGATATCATCTGCCATGCCATCACACCGCCAACAGTAAGCAACTATACTTTTGAAGGAATCGCCGATGGCGCTGTCGTCCACGTGCTTGCCTCTGCCATTCCTCTCTATACAGAGGCACCGGTATGGAAGGACCTCACCATCCTGCCACTGACCGAAGACGTCAGAACTCTGGAAGTGAACCTGCCTGCCGACAGTGAAGGAGTTTACAAGAATATGACTCTGGAATTACAAAACTTGCAGAACGGGCAGAAACAACGCTATGTGGTGTCCGACCGCACGTCGTACACTTTCAACGGATTACTAAAGAATTGCACCTACAATGTCTCTCTGAAAACTCCGACTGGTGTAGTGTTGGGGCAGATAGAAAACATTGAGATCAAAGATGAGAACCGCTCTGTAACTTTCACTTCACTGCTAACTTTGCTTGACGTAAACCTGCAAGTGCTGACTCCGGACGGAACAGATGTCACCAGCCAGGTACAGATTACGTGGCTGGATTCCAAGCAGGCATACCTGTCGCAAGGCAACCTGCTGAAGGCACAGACAGCAGGAACCGAAATCGGGTATCGGATGGTTCTGAATCAGGATTTAGGGATGCAGTATGTAGCTCCGGAAAATCAGGTCTACAGTGTGAAGGAAAAAGAAAACCGGCTGGTTTATACGTTGACTCCTATTGAGACAGTGACGGTTTCAGGAATTGTCAAAGAGGCGGGCGGTAGTGTACTATCAGGAGCCACAGTTTCCGTTTCCCAAAAGCTGAACGGCAAATATTCAAAATCATTCATCACGCAGACGGATGCCAAAGGCAAGTTTGAGCTACAAGTTTATAATGATGAAAGCACAATTTCCGTATCTGCCACTGATTATATCAGCCAGACTTTGACGAAGGCTGATTTCAGCGAAGGAACAGATCTGGGAACAATTGAGTTGAAAACGATAGCAGGAGCAACCATCAGCTTAAGTCTTACATACACTCCCAGTGTAGTGGCGGGCACAGAAGCAACCACGGAGGATTGGTATTCCGATTACGCTAACATAGCCTACACCATCTACAATGAATCGCAACAGAAAGAAATCACTGATTTTTCCGTACAATATCCCTCTATTGTACTTCTAGAAGAAGTAGCGGCTGGCGATCAACTTCGTATCACGGCAAGTAGTAAAAATAGTGCTTTCCAACCTGTTACTGCTACTGCAATGATAGATGAAAACGCTGAGAAAGCAAGTGCATTGCTCAAAATCATAGCATGGGGAGGTATTAAAGCCTCTTATACTACTACTGACAACGCCAGTGTGGTGGGTATCCTCTATGACAGCAAGGGAGAATTAGTAAAGAAATACACTTATTCCAATCAATCTCTTTCCATCAATGAGCTGCCCGACGGGGACTATACTTTGGTCAGCATGGCAAACAGTACATTCTTCAACTCCATCTTGAAGCTGTCTCAACTGGCGGCATCCGGACTGGTGGAAGGAACAGATTATGTGCAAAGCACCGTGACTGTAAAAAGTGGTATTCTCTCTTCGATTGCCAACAGCCATATCCCGGCATTAGACGAAAGCAAACTTTACTACACAGGCGACAATACGTCATTTACTGTCAACAAAGCCTCCATCGTGGCAGGTAATTATCTGACGCTGAAAGGAAAGATTGATTTTAAGGAAGAATATGCCGGTTCAGTAAGTAATGTACAGTTAGTAGTTGATTTACCTGAAAGTTGTTCGTATGTAGAAAATTCTGTCATGGCAGGCAACAGTATCGCCAGTTATACACTGGATAACAATCGCTTGATCATTCCATTAGCCAACTACACTGATTTAGTGCGCTTCTGCGTGATACCCACCGCAGGCGGCAGCTATCAGCCAAACGCTTTTGTAGAATTTACACTGAATGGCAAAGAAGTAAGTCAACCCATAGGTTCGGCATTCTATGAAGTGAAAGATTTGAGTATCAGTGTACCAAGCACCGTTGCTAAAACCACGATACCAATCAGTGGAACGGCACAAGGAGGTTCAACGGTGGAGATATATGACAATGGTATTCTGGTAGGACAGACTAAAGCATTGGCAAATGGTCTTTGGTCCACAACTTGTACACTGAACGAACCTTACAATCTTTCCACTCACAACATCTATGCCCGCGTAATAACAAAACAAGGAGTCAATCTACTATCGGAAACGAAAGAATGCCTATATGACAAAAACGCGATACAAATTTCAAAAGTTATCATGTATCATGATAACCCAGAACAACATAAAACCTATGAAGTCATATTTGACTTTCAGAATCCTAGCAGTGAATCCTCTAAATACACCTATTACATTTATAACAAGATTTTCACCTTTACAATTGATTTCACTAATAATGACCCTAACATTATCTCCGACGTTATACTCTATGTGAAAACAGGTGACGGCCTATGGAGACCGTTAACTGCCATTTATGATGAAAAGAAAGATATATGGGTTGCCAGTGGAGAATTTGGCAATATGTATGATGGAAATATACCTATAAATGTAAGTGTTGATTTTAAAGCAGAAACGACTGTACAAATAGATAGCCAAGAGTTATCATCTGCCTTAAACATCCTTCCTGATGCTCAGAATAAAATTACAACGTCTATTACAGACATAGAAAAGTTACTTACGTTGTTGAATGCCGAAATAGGAAAGGACAGTCCCGACCTGCAAGTGATAGATTCTCTGGAATATGAGATAAGTCTTTTGACAGGTATTCCATTGATAAAGAAAGAGCCAATAGATATTTCTGATGAAACGATAAAACAACTCATAACTCGCTGCGATGAATTATTAAGCGATGAAATAAATTCACTACCTGATGGTTTCTTATCAGCAGACATCTATGATGGAAGTAAGTATTCAGAATATTTACAAGGAACTACAGTCAAGCATTGCACCGGACTTGAACCACAGCAACTCATTTCAGCAGGATATACTGTAACCGAAAAAACCGATGGAACTGTTTTCTATCAACTACAAACAGACAATTCTTACTCTTTTGTAGATTTTGATAACGACATTTATTTCATTATAGACTTAGATAAAGCATCACCAAGTTTAACCCGCACATTCAATCCGTCTAAAGCTGTTTGTGATTTAGTCATAGAAACTTGTGAAAGCCTAGAAAAGTTCAGTAATGAACTGCGCCAACTAACCGGCATAATATCTGACGCAGTGATGAGCCTACAAAAAAGGCTGATTAAAATGAATAGCAACATCAGCGATGAATTAATAGATGTTGCCAACTGTCGTAAATATACAAAAAACAAAATCCTCCTTGCTGAATTAAATGATCGTTACGACAAACTATGCAAAAGAGCTTGTGCAAACGACAAGATGCTAAGCTTTATTGACAACAAATTAGAGAAACTCTGTAAAATAAGTGAAGGAGCTGGAAAAGGGTTTGCTATTTTCGACATCATCTTTAATATAAAAGACATGATTAAAGATTTGCATGATACATGTACCCTTGCTAATAAAGTGCCTGATCCATGCCCCGAAGACCAAGCAAAAGCCGATGCTATATTAAACGAAATATCCAATTGGAGTAAAGGCGCTTGTGCTTTCTACATAGCACAAATCGCGCTTGACGTCGCTGAGCTATACGGTGTATCAGGGGGAATAGCAGCAGCCATACCTTCTGGAGGAACCTCATTAGCAGCAGTGGGAGTGTCTATTGGAGTAGCTGCCGCAAACTACATTGCAGGAAAGATCTATGAAAATCAATTCAAAAAATCAAAGGCAAAAATTGAGAAAAAAATCAACTCTTTGAAATGCAAAAAAGATAATGACGATGACGACAATCATCCCACAGATACTCCTTCCGGACAGCCTTCCGGATGTGGTGACTCAGATCCGGAAATAGACCCTTCCGGCTACGTCTACGAAGCCGTTGAAGCCAACCGCCTGCAAGGCGTGACCGCCACCTGTTACTATAAAGAGATGGTAGAAGACATGTACGGCGACCTGCATGAAAACATCGTGCTTTGGGATGCAGCCGAGTATGCTCAGGAAAACCCTCTGTTTACCGATGAGAACGGTATGTATCGCTGGGACGTCCCCCAAGGTCTCTGGCAAGTGAAGTTTGAGAAAGAAGGCTACCAGACAACTTACAGCGAATGGCTCCCCGTTCCTCCTCCACAGCTGGAAGTGAATATTGGCATGGTACAAACCGCCCAGCCTACCGTGACAGCCGTGCGCGGTTATGAGACAGGCATAGAAATTGATTTCAGCAAGTTCATGCTGCCCGAAACCATGACTGCCGAGTTCATCACCATCACTCGCAACGGAGAAGCCGTAACTGGAGAAGTAACTTTCAAGAATGCCGAAGCAAACCCGCAAAACAAAAATGAGCAGTTCGTTTCGAAAGTGCGCTTTGTCCCTTCCGAGGCTCTGGCTACCACCGATAAAGTGATACTGACCGTCAGCAAACGTGTGAAGAGCTATGCCGGCATACAAATGGAAAGTGATTATAGCCAAGAGATAGCCATTGAAAAAGAGCCCAAGGCAGTGGTCGCTTCCGAGATTGAAGTGGTGTACAATGAAACGGCTGAAATTACAGTAACCGTAGATCCCGCAGAAGCCTCAACAGGCAAGAAAGTGACCGCAACTTCCGTTTCCTCCACCATTGCTGCCATAGAACCAGCAGAAGCCACATTAGATGAAGAAGGCAAAGCTATCTTCACTATATCGGGCGAACTTCCGGGACAGACCATGATACAGTTTGCCGTCGAAGGTATGGATATGAAACCGGAAGTGAAAGTGAACGTCGTGGAAGCCGGAGAAAAGAACATCACTCAGAACTACACGCTCGCTATGGGCTGGAACTGGTTCTCTATCAACGTGCAGGATCAGAATCTGAACGATATACCAGCTCTACTCGCTCCCATCAAAGAATCCGTCCTCATCCTGAAAGGACAAAACGGAGAATTGACGAACAAAAATGAAAGTGATTGGGAAGGTTCATTGAACAGTCTGAGCACCACTCAAGCTTACAAGATAAAAATGAAGAAAGAGGCAACTCTTGAACTGACCGGAAAGGGGGCAGATCCGACAAGCAACACCATTACCCTAAACCAGGGCTGGAACTGGATAGGTTATGTTCCTACCGTCACGTTACCATTAGGGCAAGCCTTGCAAAATCTGCAAGCTGAAGAGAACGACCTCATCAAAGGCTTAGACAGTTTTGCCATATACGATGGAAGTGCATGGACAGGCAGCCTGACCCACCTACTTCCCGGTGAAGGCTACATGTACTATTCTCAATCAGTGAAGTCTTTCAACTATGCCGCAAACGGCACAGAATCAGAACCGTCCACCCCATCACCACAATGGGATTATGACGTTCATCAGTCCGAAGACAACATGATTGCCATAGCCGAGCTTTACAGCGGAGAACAAAAGGCTGAAACGGGAAAATTCCTTGTCGGTGTATTTGTGGACGGTGAATGCAGAGGTATAGCTGTTGAAAAAGACGGTTATCTGTTTATCACTGCCCACGGAGAACAAACCGATGGCAAACTGACACTACGCGCCTTCGACACTGCCGACCAGCTGGAATATAACGTCAAGGAAGAAATAGAGTGGAGCGGTACACTGACGGGCAGTTTAACCACCCCTGTCAGCCTGCATATAGGCGAAGCAACCGGAATTATTCCTATTTCGGAAGGCCTACTGGTTTATCCAAGTCCCGTACGCCACCACTTGTATATTCGGGGAGATATTGGTAACATTGAAGAAGTACGCATCTCTGATACTGCGGGGCAAACACTGATAGTGGACAAACAAGTAATTCCTGGCGAAGGAATCAATGTTTCCTCTCTGAGTAAAGGGATTTACTTCATTATGATAAAAACCGATAATGAGGTTATACAACAGAAATTTATGAAGATAGACTAA
- a CDS encoding leucine-rich repeat protein, translating to MKKITTLLTAIIGMALMNQVSATHVTVEVPTAGQLSSLVQDVNCDSITISGNLDGNDFWFIREQMPNLVYLNTSKVTVPGNRLPESGLYSKKTLQKIILPDNLETIGNNAFAYCSDLKDVTFPKTLVTIEYHTFYQCDLSEVTLPDKLKDIGDGAFYECYNLKKVNFPEKLANIGNSAFRQCNLSEVAFPDSLKTIGSYAFYKCQQLQKVTFPEKLEVIDNYAFSECFRLLAATLKSKTAPTISDNTFNFTKVFYVPKGTAKAYKDASYWSNLVIIDGDTPKKITVTLTTAGTLGEEILKQVDYVTDINELVINGPLNDDDFYQIKQRTTNLISIDMTGAIIETIPNELFRARAALLEVKLPSVLKKIGDYAFYHCYGLTQISIPEGVTSIEDYAFYNCYSLKEIKLPTSLTEIKSSVFQYCYSLATVEIPDNIITINSSTFYNCTALTEVKFPANLKNISDNAFYGCSALKKADFPEGLTNIDYNAFYQCTALKEVSFPSTLATLKDQAFRRCTSLTEITLPASLTYCYYPFYECYNIKKITCLASVPPTLEGNRDIMYNVDKSGTELIVPFWSVNSYKLAPGWDAFPTINPLDYETDLINVPGELVIAADIRFKNNPTVSVFDNGRLTVRGTDALSMKKYTQSHAFNGNDDNNWSYREAVYTNLLSESGAMRADSVIYKLNLKKGYWQFITLPFDVNRADIEVSNDALFVIRYYDSKARADGETGNWKDVPAGGTLQAGTGYIIQPNKQTQLTLKAINNDNKNRLFSGNALKRTLDEYASEFAHNASWNFIGNPYPCFYDIYYMDYTSPITIWDTRNRTYTAVSTEDDNYILSPMQAFFIQKPVETKEISFSAEGRQLDTAVRQRTTTRSAVSPDRTVFNFTLEDGTYTDRTRVVINPEASMDYEMSRDAAKFMSDDKDVPQLFTLDATGRYYAINERPLSNGIVSVGIYAGKAGTYTLSLADATVTADEVILTDKQTGSETRLDLDSYTFTAEAGFCTDRFELRLTTRTITGIEESHDTNAAQVTAGAGQILISAQPGDEVRVCNVTGQVVERRILTQSSTSLPVAPGFYIVTIGKETFKIMVIK from the coding sequence ATGAAAAAAATTACTACTCTATTAACGGCCATTATCGGAATGGCACTCATGAACCAAGTATCAGCAACCCATGTCACAGTAGAAGTCCCTACTGCCGGGCAACTGAGTTCTTTAGTACAAGATGTAAACTGTGACAGCATCACCATTTCGGGAAATCTGGATGGAAATGATTTTTGGTTTATCAGAGAGCAAATGCCAAACCTGGTTTATTTGAACACAAGCAAGGTTACAGTGCCAGGTAACAGACTTCCCGAGTCTGGGCTATACTCAAAAAAAACACTACAGAAAATCATACTTCCTGACAATTTGGAAACAATAGGAAATAATGCTTTCGCCTACTGTTCCGACCTGAAAGATGTTACTTTTCCTAAAACATTAGTCACGATAGAATATCATACATTCTATCAGTGCGATTTATCCGAAGTCACACTTCCTGATAAACTAAAAGACATAGGAGATGGTGCTTTCTACGAATGCTACAACCTAAAAAAAGTGAACTTCCCTGAAAAATTAGCCAACATAGGCAATAGTGCATTTCGTCAATGCAATTTATCCGAGGTTGCATTCCCTGACAGTTTAAAAACAATCGGAAGTTACGCTTTCTATAAATGTCAGCAACTACAGAAAGTTACATTTCCGGAAAAACTGGAAGTAATAGACAATTACGCTTTCAGTGAGTGCTTCCGCCTCCTCGCAGCCACCCTCAAAAGCAAAACTGCACCGACAATATCCGACAACACTTTCAACTTCACCAAAGTATTTTATGTACCTAAGGGTACAGCAAAGGCCTACAAAGATGCTTCTTACTGGTCCAATTTGGTAATTATAGACGGAGATACTCCAAAGAAAATAACAGTAACCCTTACTACTGCGGGAACTTTGGGAGAAGAAATCCTAAAGCAAGTGGATTATGTAACAGATATAAACGAGTTGGTGATAAACGGTCCTCTAAATGACGACGACTTTTATCAGATAAAACAAAGAACCACCAACTTGATTTCTATCGACATGACGGGAGCCATAATAGAAACAATACCTAACGAACTTTTCCGTGCAAGAGCAGCATTGCTTGAAGTAAAGTTGCCTTCAGTGTTAAAAAAGATCGGAGACTATGCTTTTTACCACTGTTACGGGTTGACTCAAATTTCAATTCCCGAAGGAGTGACAAGCATCGAAGATTATGCTTTCTACAACTGCTACTCATTAAAAGAAATAAAACTTCCAACCAGTCTGACTGAAATTAAAAGTTCTGTATTTCAGTACTGCTATAGTTTAGCAACTGTAGAAATACCAGATAATATAATCACCATAAATAGCTCCACCTTCTATAATTGTACGGCATTAACGGAAGTGAAGTTTCCGGCTAACCTAAAAAATATCTCAGACAATGCATTCTATGGATGTTCAGCATTGAAGAAAGCGGACTTTCCCGAAGGACTCACAAATATAGATTACAATGCATTTTACCAATGTACTGCATTGAAAGAAGTATCTTTTCCCTCCACTCTGGCAACATTGAAAGATCAAGCCTTTCGTCGTTGCACAAGTTTGACAGAAATCACTCTGCCCGCCTCACTGACTTATTGCTACTATCCATTTTATGAATGCTACAATATCAAGAAGATCACCTGCCTTGCTTCCGTTCCTCCTACATTAGAGGGCAACAGAGACATTATGTATAATGTCGACAAATCCGGCACAGAACTTATCGTTCCTTTCTGGTCCGTAAACAGCTATAAGCTGGCTCCGGGTTGGGATGCATTTCCTACAATCAATCCTCTGGATTATGAAACAGACCTCATCAACGTGCCCGGCGAACTGGTCATAGCGGCAGATATCCGTTTCAAGAACAATCCGACCGTATCCGTATTTGATAACGGCCGACTAACAGTCAGAGGAACCGATGCACTCTCTATGAAGAAGTACACACAAAGCCATGCATTCAATGGAAACGATGATAACAATTGGTCCTACCGAGAAGCCGTTTATACAAACTTACTCAGCGAGTCCGGAGCCATGCGTGCCGATAGTGTCATCTACAAACTGAATCTGAAAAAAGGCTATTGGCAGTTCATCACACTGCCTTTTGATGTGAACAGAGCAGACATAGAAGTCAGCAACGACGCCCTCTTTGTCATCCGTTACTACGACAGTAAAGCACGGGCCGACGGCGAAACCGGCAACTGGAAAGACGTACCCGCCGGTGGAACGTTGCAAGCCGGAACCGGCTATATCATCCAGCCCAACAAACAAACCCAACTTACCCTGAAAGCCATCAACAATGACAATAAGAACCGGCTTTTCTCCGGTAATGCCTTAAAACGGACACTGGATGAGTACGCCTCCGAGTTCGCCCACAATGCCAGCTGGAATTTCATAGGCAACCCCTATCCATGCTTCTATGACATTTATTACATGGACTACACCTCTCCCATTACAATATGGGACACCCGTAACCGGACTTACACCGCCGTCTCAACCGAAGACGATAACTACATACTCAGCCCGATGCAAGCGTTCTTCATTCAGAAGCCGGTGGAAACGAAAGAAATCAGTTTCTCCGCTGAAGGCCGCCAACTGGATACCGCCGTACGCCAACGCACCACGACCCGTTCCGCCGTTTCGCCGGATCGTACCGTCTTCAATTTTACTTTGGAGGATGGCACTTATACCGACCGTACCCGCGTAGTTATCAATCCCGAAGCAAGTATGGATTATGAAATGTCCCGCGATGCCGCCAAATTCATGAGCGACGACAAAGACGTGCCACAACTCTTTACACTAGACGCTACAGGCAGATATTACGCCATCAACGAACGACCGTTGAGCAATGGAATTGTCTCCGTAGGCATTTACGCAGGAAAAGCCGGCACATATACCCTGAGCCTGGCAGACGCCACAGTTACAGCCGACGAAGTGATCTTAACAGATAAGCAGACAGGAAGCGAAACACGCCTCGACCTCGACAGCTACACCTTTACGGCAGAAGCCGGCTTCTGCACCGACCGCTTCGAACTGCGCCTGACTACCCGTACCATTACCGGAATAGAAGAATCCCATGATACGAATGCTGCCCAAGTGACGGCAGGAGCCGGACAAATCTTAATATCTGCCCAACCGGGAGATGAGGTAAGAGTCTGCAATGTCACCGGGCAAGTCGTTGAGCGTAGGATATTGACACAGTCATCAACCTCGCTCCCCGTCGCACCGGGTTTCTACATCGTAACTATCGGTAAGGAAACATTCAAAATTATGGTAATCAAATAA
- a CDS encoding 3'-5' exonuclease, producing MENFAAIDFETANEQRTSVCSVGVVIVREGEFVDSYYSLIRPEPEYYTYWNTRVHGLTMADTAKAPIFPTVWQEIAPLIEGLPLIAHNKGFDESCLKAVFRTYSLDYPDYEFHCTLSTARRRIKGLPNYQLHTVAAYFGYELEQHHHALADAEACAWIAREIIE from the coding sequence ATGGAAAACTTTGCTGCCATAGACTTTGAAACAGCCAACGAACAGCGTACCAGTGTGTGCAGTGTCGGTGTGGTGATTGTGCGGGAAGGAGAATTTGTAGATAGTTATTATAGCCTGATTCGCCCCGAACCGGAATATTATACCTATTGGAACACCCGGGTACATGGGCTGACAATGGCGGATACGGCAAAAGCTCCGATATTTCCCACCGTATGGCAGGAGATAGCGCCGCTCATTGAAGGATTACCGCTCATTGCCCATAATAAAGGTTTTGATGAGAGTTGTCTGAAAGCCGTTTTCAGAACTTATAGCCTGGATTATCCCGATTATGAATTTCATTGTACCTTGAGCACGGCACGAAGGCGGATCAAAGGTTTGCCCAACTATCAGCTGCATACGGTAGCTGCCTACTTTGGTTATGAGTTGGAGCAGCATCACCATGCATTAGCCGACGCTGAGGCCTGTGCCTGGATTGCCCGGGAAATAATAGAATAA